The genome window GGTGGAGCCTGACACTTCAGGCCAACACCACATCCATGGCCAGCCTGTCAAGAGCCGCAGGACACATTTCGGGGAGCTCCAAATCGATATacacaagctcaagctttgTCAATTCAAACACCACGATTGATGATTAACGTTTGACACTCtgtctttttttcttttacttccCCCGCCAAACTCTGTGCACTTGCGACAACTGTCATCCCGCATGGTAGCCTCCTTCAGGGATTCTTAACTTCGACCCCACCACCTCAATATCACCGCCCTTGCTGGACAGCTTGCATCTTCAACTGCGCAACGCGACAGCGACGACACACGACAAGATGAAGCTAGACGTCAAGGTCAGTTTGGGGATTTGCTGAGTGCGCCTGATGATTAGCGTGGTGCTATTCAAAGCGAGCGCACTCAATATCTGCGGCGGCAGCTTGTGCGAATCTGAGCTGACACGTTTCGCAATACAGCGCCAGCTCTACGCTCGCAGTGAGCGAGTTAAGGGCATTGACTTTCACCCTCACGAGCCATGGATTCTCACAACCCTCTACAGCGGTATGTCGAGGGCCTCGCAGCTCGAGATCCAGTGCTGACAGTATAGGCCACGTCTACATCTGGTCCCACGAAACCCAACAGATCGTCAAGACGTTTGAGCTCACCGATGTCCCCGTTCGCGCCGGTCGATTCATCGCCAGGAAAAACTGGATTGTCTGCGGTTCCGATGATTTCCAACTACGAGTCTACAATTACAACACCTCCGAGAAGATCACCTCCTTCGAGGCGCACCCCGACTACATTCGAGCCATCGCCGTTCACCCCACACAGCCGTTCGTCTTGACTGCCTCAGATGACATGACTATCAAGCTTTGGGATTGGGAGAAGGGTTGGAAGTGTGTGCAGGTCTTTGAGGGCCATGGTCACTATGTCATGGGTCTGGccatcaaccccaaggaTACAAACACCTTTGCTTCGGCTTGTCTTGATCGAACTGTCAAGATCTGGAGTCTTGGTTCTTCTACTCCCAACTTCACCCTCGAAGCACATGAGACCAAGGGTGTCAACCACGTCGATTACTACCCTCACTCCGACAAGCCCTACCTCCTCACCACATCTGACGACCGAACTGTCAAGATTTGGGATTACACTACAAAGTCCCTGATCGCTACTCTCGAAGGCCACACCAACAACGTTTCGTTTGCCTGCTATCACCCCGAATTGCCCGTCATCATTTCCGGTTCCGAGGACGGTACGATAAGAATATGGCACGCCAACACCTACCGATTCGAGCAATCCCTCAACTACAGTCTAGAGCGAGCTTGGTGTGTCTCGTATCAAAAGGGCAAGCAGGGTGTCGCTGTTGGTTTCGATGATGGTGCTGTTGTCGTCAAGCTTGGTCGCGAGGAGCCCGCTGTTTCCATGGATGCATCCGGCAAGCTCATCTGGGCTCGACACAACGAGGTTGTCTCTTCAATCATCAAGGGAGGAGGTATGTACACATGTCTGTACCAGTACTGGATTAAGCTAACGAGACAGATGCCTCTATCAAGGACAACGAGCCAATCTCCCTCCCCACCAAGGATCTCGGTACCTGCGAAGTCTACCCCCAAACGCTTATCCACTCCCCCAACGGTCGATTCGTCGCTGTCTGCGGTGATGGCGAATACATCATCTACACTGCCCTCGCCTGGCGAAACAAGGCTTTCGGTTCAGCACTCGACTTTGTCTGGGCCTCCAAGGACAACAGCAATGACTTTGCCATCCGAGAGTCAGCCATGAGCGTCAAGATCTTTAAGAACTTTCAAGAGAAGACCGGCGGTCTCGATGTTGGTTTCCAGGCTGAGAGACTCCATGGCGGTGTTCTTCTCGGTGTCACAGGTCAAGGTGGTGTCTCCTTCTTTGACTGGGCTACCGGTGGTCTCGTTCGAAGAATTGAGGTTGAGCCCAAGCAGGTCTATTGGTCTGATAGCGGCGAGTTGGTGGCAATTGCTTGTGAGGATACCTTTTACGTTCTTCGATTCTCTCGCGAGAACTACGTCGAGGCTGTCCAGTctggagatgttgaggaggatggtgTCGAGGCTGCCTTTGAGGTCATCACTGACATCAGCGAGTCGTATGTCCCCCGTCCCCCTTTAATCTGCCGTGCTAACAATATAGTGTCCGAACTGGCGAATGGATCGGCGACTGCTTCATCTACACCAACAGCACCAACCGACTCAACTACCTTGTTGGCGACCAGACCTACACTGTCTCCCACTTCGACAAGCCCCAGTACATCCTGGGCTACATTCAGCGCGATTCTCGAATTTACCTTGCCGACAAGGATGTCAACGTCACTTCCTTCGGCCTGTCTCTTCCCGTTCTCGAGTACCAGACTCTTGTCCTCCGAGATGATATGGAGACAGCTGCTGAGCTGCTACCAACAATTCCCCACGACCAACTCAACAAGATTGCGCGATTCTtggaaggccaaggccataAGGAGCTTGCCTTGGAGGTTGCGACAGATCCTGAGCACAAGTTTGAGCTTGCACTGGCATTGAATGAGCTCGCTATCGCTTTGGACCTTGCTCGTGAGGCTGATGCCGACCACAAGTGGAAGACTGTTGGTGACGCTGCTCTATCAGCTTGGGATGTCGCCCTTGCTGCTGAGTGCTTCACTCACGCCAAAGATCTAGGATCCCTCTTGCTTCTCCACTCATCAACAGGCGACCGCGATGGTCTCGCTGCCCTCGCCGCTCAAGCACAAGAAGCCGGCTCTCACAACGTCGCCTTCTCATGCCAATGGCTCCTCGGCAACATCGAAGCCTGCACAAAGATCCTCACCGAGACAGGCCGCCTCGCCGAAGCCGTCCTCTTCTCCCAGACCTACCAGCCCAGCCTGACTGTACCGGTAGTACACGAGTGGAAGGAGAACctggagaagaacaagaagggcaGGGTAGCCAAGCTGATCGGTGTTCCcggcgaggacgacgagCTCTTCCCTGAGTGGGATGAGTggctcaagcttgagaaggagggcggTGTGAAAGTGGCGGAGCCCGTTAATGGACAGAAGGCTGAGAGCGAGCCggaagctgaggaggaggagagtgaggaggacgaggaataAGTGATATGTGCTTTTTATGCTTAGATGGCTGGTGTAGAAAAGGATTGGTCATTTCGTCAGGGTTGCTATGGCATCAATGAGTATAATGAAAAGAAACATGGCAGTTATTTGTGATGTATGGAGCCGTGATGTTATTGATATGAGGTCTTGTGGCATTGATGACATGGCTGTTGGTGAACGGGGGCTCAGATGTGCCTGTGGAGTGGCTTTATTGAAGGCAAGCCTCAACTGGATCCCGAAATGGGGTTGATTTTGAGCGCAATGTTCAATCTTGATTCTAGGGGGTTTGATCTGTATCGAAGCTGTACGAGCTGAAGATAAGGCTGAGGGATCTCAAAGGGGATACTGTGCCGTAGACTTGCAGCTTTAGTCACCTTGTGTAAGTCAACCGACACTCACAAACTCCAAAGAATAAATGATTGCgatctttttatttactacCCACCACCAAACACTGCAATTGCCAATATCATTAGTATAGTCCACCAACAAAGAATGATAACTGACTGCTCACTCCCACTATCTCCATCACCCCAAGCCTCTCAGTACTGCCATCCCTTGGAACTCCCCCCAGGACATCCAGACGTCCCATACACACCACCCACAATCCAAAGAATCATATCCACAAACGCCCAGACGCCCACTCCACCAAGAGTGAATAGTTTGAACACAGCGAGAGGCCAGTGATGCGCGTAGAACTGGTCGGCACCGATACATCCGAAGAGAAGTGAGAGGATCATGGCGGTGCGTTCTTGGCGGTAGCACTTCTCTGTAAGGGGACGTTGGTCGAAACCGCCCCAGCTTCGGGTTTGGAGGGAGGGCTGTTGTTCTGACGGTGTTAGtaggtgatgatggaaaggtAGGGAGAAAGACAGAGGGGAGGTAGAGAGGGTCAGGTGACGAACCGTCGTGAAAGTAGAGAAGAGTGCTGCCTATTGAGATGATAAAGATATAACCTAGTATGATCATACTCCATTTGTGAGTTACAAAGTAGATGCCGTTGGTGAGCCCACGGCCCATCTTGTCGGCGATGGTGAGTTTTGCGTCCATGATTAAAGTTGTAAGTTGAGATATTATGGTTGAGCAGAGAAGAGGACGATATGGTGGTTATGAACGGTGGAAGAGGCAGATCAAACTGTCCCTGAAAGAGAGATTGCTGTGAAtggtcgtcatcttctttgtTGAGGCGTTTGGGAGGAGTGACTTGTGGCGCTGAGGGCAGAGATGACAGTGAATGTGATGGAATGTCAAAGCTTGCTGGTTGTTTGTACTTGTTTGACATAAAATGGAGCGTCCGCGAATCAGTAGTCAAACAAAGAATGCGGATCATGAAAATAAGCTTGGACTGTTGTAAGACCAAACCATGGATGCGGCGTTACACTCAAACGGTTGGTGATGGACAAACACTAGATTAGATCTCACGACTACACTGAGACGACGTTCACGATATTCATAATTACATTTCTACGAGATTTGTGAAAGAGACATGTCTTGTATTAAAAGCAGATAAACTTAAATCTTATAGATAGCCAACAACTTCCCCTCATATAAGCCCTCTTACAGGGCAGCGACGACAACACcggcaacagcagcagcagcgtaGATGAAACCACCCTCACGAGCAGCACCGTTggtctcaacagcagcagcagaagaggtAGGAGTAGAAGCGGCGTCACTCTCAGCAGAAGTCTCCTCACCCGCAGCAGCAGTAGTCTTGTCCCCGGAAGAAGCAGTAGTCTTCTCAGGCTTCTCAGCCGTAGTAGTAGCACtctcagcatcaccaccctTTCCACCAAGAGCAGCAGTAGCGCAGACAGGAACAGCAGTAGCGTACTGGCTCAGCTCAGGGCACTCTGAGAGAGCAGACTTGATCTCGTCCTCGTTCTTGCTGTACCACGACAGGATCTGGGAGCTGTAGCTGGCGTAGTCCTTGGAGAGGGAGGCAGGGGTGCTGAAGGAGCAGGGGTCGGTCTGGGGGTTCTCTGTGATGTCGGAGACGATGGCGGGGGGAGGCGTGGGGAGGGTCTTGTAGACGTCGAGGATGGCGGTTTGACACTCTTCTGTGATGCCGCCGACGGCTGGGGCGGTTGCGCGGGGGGCGAGGAGATCGCGCTTCATGAGGGGGTGGGCCATGAAGTTGGCGCTCACGGCGGTGGCGAGGAGGGATGTGAGAATGATGGACTGCATCTTGAAGGTATCTGAGACAGATTGGAGATAGACTTGAGGTAGAGAgagtgttgatgaggaagagagagacagagcaAGACAAGAGGATCAAGCCATCCTTTAATAGTCTATATTCCCCATTAAAGGACCTCTCTAGCACACCAACTAGTCTCACTTCATTTCCACCCACCGCCCCAAGGATTCACCATGTCTCGCCAATGTGATATTAGTTATGGTACCATGTGCCGTGATCCAGTCACGAATCAGCCTTACAGCACACTCAGGGGTAAACGGCATACTTTTGGCGTTCAATCAAAAGCCTGAGCTGAAAGAATAGCGTACGCATTGGCCAATTAACGTCGCCCAAGTTTGGGGCTGAAGGCTTGGCGTGCGTTTTAGTGCGGAGAGTGTTTACATCAAgttgagtctgagtctgagtctgagtctgagcgTCGATTGCCGTGGAATGTAGTATTCGTATTGAGTGTGGCGGAGGCTGGATTAAGTTCAACTATGGGCAtaaaaggaagagagagctGAAAAGGCAAAGAGATGGCAGAGAGGGAGAGTCTGCCTTGTAAGGTTTGTCAAATGGAAATGGCCAATGACAACAGATGCCGCCAAATTAAGCATCACGCTCGTGGCTTGCATGGCTTGCCCCTGAAATTAGCGACTGACTCTGACAAAATCAAAAGACGCTCTGAACATAAGCCAAGAATCGGCACAATTCATTCCGTGCTGATGTCAATTCGCAGATCAATGGAGATCGGGGTTTTACTCGGGAATAATAttacatcctcctcctccactctcCAATACATACTCTGTATATACCCAATTCTCACACAGTATACACACTAATTACACACTCGACAGATCAATTACACGTCCCAAAATCACTCTGACAGCCCGTCCCACAATGATCACCCGTACTCCCACACCATCCCGCCCTCGAACAGCATCCCCATCCACTCTCCGTACACCTCGCGCCCCCATGCGCAGCTCCACATCTCCCCGGCGCCGCAGGCTCCGGCGTGTCGCTACACGTCCCGAACACAGGCTGACATCCTCTCCCGCAGTGGTCGCTCGTCCCGCCGCACCAGCCGTTCTGCGAACAGCACGTCTCGCCATTGGGCTCGCCTCTGCATGTCGCGCCGCCGTGTCGTGA of Fusarium musae strain F31 chromosome 5, whole genome shotgun sequence contains these proteins:
- a CDS encoding hypothetical protein (EggNog:ENOG41), coding for MDAKLTIADKMGRGLTNGIYFAALFSTFTTNNSPPSKPEAGAVSTNVPLQRSATAKNAPP